Proteins encoded together in one Mycobacterium noviomagense window:
- a CDS encoding type II toxin-antitoxin system VapC family toxin, translating into MTTILLDSHVVHWWSAEPRRLSQAASGAIEQANELAVAAITWFELAWLAEHERIQLTIPVTSWLQQLADHVRTVGITPAVAATAVALPSSFPGDPADRLIYATAIEHGWRLVTKDRRLRSHRHPRQVTVW; encoded by the coding sequence ATGACCACGATTCTGCTCGATTCCCATGTGGTGCATTGGTGGTCGGCCGAGCCCCGGCGTCTGAGTCAGGCTGCAAGCGGGGCCATCGAACAGGCCAATGAGCTTGCGGTTGCCGCCATTACGTGGTTCGAACTGGCGTGGCTTGCCGAACACGAACGCATCCAACTGACGATTCCGGTGACATCCTGGCTTCAGCAGCTCGCCGATCACGTCCGCACCGTGGGCATCACTCCAGCCGTCGCTGCCACCGCGGTGGCGCTGCCCTCGTCGTTTCCTGGCGATCCTGCAGACCGGTTAATTTATGCCACGGCTATTGAACATGGCTGGCGTCTAGTAACCAAGGACCGGCGGCTGCGGAGCCACCGCCATCCGCGCCAGGTCACGGTGTGGTAG
- a CDS encoding AAA family ATPase produces the protein MGRDDEVRQALAALEDDAEFDRVLLVGEAGTGKSTLARALAEAGVCCTDR, from the coding sequence GTGGGCCGCGATGACGAGGTCCGCCAGGCGTTGGCGGCGCTCGAGGATGACGCGGAATTTGACCGCGTCTTGTTGGTCGGCGAGGCCGGGACCGGCAAATCGACACTAGCTCGTGCGCTCGCCGAGGCTGGGGTCTGCTGCACGGATAGGTGA
- a CDS encoding MarR family winged helix-turn-helix transcriptional regulator gives MRALSVPDYSQSVGFLLRQLGCYSSTVFAEQLATIHLTAAHAGMLRAIAAQPGRSQHDLSAFLGLVPGRLVGYLDDLEERGYIERRRSTGDRRRNALHVTEAGRKLMRKVAGLAREHDDQLTAGLDPEKCCAFRDLLSTVAQQLGLTPHTDPGYHALDRWVTHARR, from the coding sequence GTGAGGGCGCTATCCGTACCCGACTACAGCCAGAGCGTGGGCTTCCTATTGCGGCAACTCGGCTGCTACTCCAGCACGGTCTTCGCCGAACAGCTCGCGACCATCCACTTGACCGCGGCACATGCCGGCATGCTGCGTGCCATCGCGGCACAGCCGGGCCGCAGCCAGCATGACCTCAGCGCCTTCCTCGGCCTAGTGCCCGGCCGCCTGGTGGGCTACCTCGACGACCTCGAGGAGCGTGGGTATATCGAGCGTCGTCGCAGCACCGGTGACCGTCGCCGGAACGCCCTCCACGTCACCGAGGCGGGAAGGAAGCTGATGCGCAAGGTTGCGGGTCTGGCACGCGAGCACGACGACCAGCTCACCGCAGGACTCGACCCGGAAAAATGCTGCGCATTTCGCGATCTGCTTTCGACGGTAGCCCAGCAGCTGGGCCTTACGCCGCATACCGACCCTGGTTACCACGCCCTGGATAGGTGGGTGACGCACGCACGCCGGTGA
- a CDS encoding enoyl-CoA hydratase has product MSNMLLIDTDERVRTLTLNRPESRNALSAALRDRFFAALAEAETDDDVDVVILTGADPVFCAGLDLKELGGQSALPDISPRWPAMTKPVIGAINGAAVTGGLELALYCDILIASEQARFADTHARVGLLPTWGLSVRLPQKVGVGLARRMSLTGDYLSADHALRAGLVTEVVPHERLLPAAREVAASIVGNNQQAVRALLASYHRIDESQTSAGLWLEAAAAREFRTSGDDIAANREAVLQRGRAQVR; this is encoded by the coding sequence ATGAGCAACATGCTGCTGATCGACACCGACGAGCGGGTCCGCACCCTGACCCTGAATCGACCCGAATCGCGCAATGCGCTCTCGGCGGCGCTGCGCGACCGGTTCTTCGCCGCCTTGGCTGAGGCCGAGACCGACGATGACGTTGACGTCGTCATCCTCACCGGCGCCGACCCGGTGTTCTGTGCGGGGCTGGACCTCAAAGAGCTCGGTGGGCAGTCGGCGCTGCCCGACATCTCGCCGCGCTGGCCGGCGATGACCAAGCCGGTGATCGGAGCTATCAACGGTGCCGCGGTCACCGGTGGGCTGGAGCTGGCGCTGTACTGCGACATCCTGATCGCCTCGGAACAAGCCCGGTTCGCCGACACGCATGCCCGAGTAGGGCTGCTTCCGACCTGGGGACTGAGCGTGCGGCTTCCACAGAAGGTAGGCGTCGGGCTCGCGCGCCGGATGAGCCTCACCGGCGACTACCTGTCCGCCGACCACGCGCTGCGGGCCGGCCTGGTCACCGAGGTGGTGCCGCACGAGCGGCTGCTGCCCGCCGCCCGTGAGGTCGCGGCATCGATCGTCGGCAACAACCAACAAGCAGTGCGGGCATTGCTGGCGTCGTATCACCGCATCGACGAATCGCAGACCAGCGCAGGACTATGGCTGGAAGCCGCTGCGGCACGGGAGTTTCGGACCAGCGGCGACGACATCGCCGCCAACCGGGAAGCGGTGCTTCAGCGCGGACGCGCACAGGTGCGGTAG
- a CDS encoding CocE/NonD family hydrolase yields the protein MLRGRANRIAGHALGRLLRLPEPTCGYTVSTVRIPMRDGVELLADHYAPTSEPAGTLLVRGPYGRGFPFSLVYAATYAARGYHVILQSVRGTFGSAGVFEPMIHEASDAADTVAWLRQQPWFTGRFATIGLSYLGFTQWALLRDPPAELAAAVITAGPHDFNASVWGTGSFAVADFLGWSDLIAHQEDRVRLRIAVRQLLAYRRVSRAAGGLPMGEAARALLGEAAPWYESWLEHTEPDDPFWEPLRFNAALDRVQVPVLLIGGWQDIFIRQTLEQYRHLDRRGVHVALTVGPWTHTQLLTKALATVTRESLSWLDCHLRGTSAQPRPSRVRVFVTGQGWLNLQDWPPTTTEHTLYLQPGGGLRATPPSTTAPPASFRYDPADPTPTIGGRLLSRDGGYRNDNRLARRGDVLSFTGDPLTADLCVHGVPVIELGHTSDNPHVDVFVRVSEVDARGRSVNVSDGYRRLSDGANTVRIELDPIAHRFRAGSRIRVLVAGGCHPRYARNLGTGEPPLTGRQLKHATHMVHFGTSRIVLPVS from the coding sequence ATGCTGCGCGGGCGGGCGAATCGGATCGCCGGCCATGCACTCGGCCGGCTGTTGCGCCTGCCTGAGCCCACCTGCGGATACACGGTCAGCACCGTACGGATCCCGATGCGCGACGGAGTCGAGCTGCTGGCCGACCACTATGCACCCACGTCAGAGCCCGCTGGCACCTTGTTGGTGCGCGGACCCTATGGCCGCGGGTTTCCGTTCTCGCTGGTATACGCCGCGACGTACGCGGCCCGCGGCTACCACGTAATTCTGCAGAGTGTCCGCGGAACGTTCGGCTCGGCGGGTGTTTTCGAGCCGATGATCCACGAAGCCAGCGATGCTGCGGACACTGTCGCCTGGCTGCGTCAGCAGCCCTGGTTCACCGGTCGGTTCGCCACCATCGGTTTGTCGTACCTGGGATTCACCCAGTGGGCGCTGCTGCGTGATCCGCCGGCTGAGTTGGCCGCGGCCGTCATTACGGCCGGCCCGCACGACTTCAACGCATCGGTGTGGGGCACCGGGTCGTTCGCGGTCGCCGACTTCCTGGGCTGGAGCGATCTGATTGCCCACCAGGAAGATCGGGTGCGGCTTCGGATCGCCGTCCGCCAGCTGCTTGCTTATCGGCGGGTGTCGCGCGCGGCGGGCGGGTTGCCCATGGGCGAGGCGGCCCGCGCGCTGCTGGGCGAAGCGGCACCCTGGTATGAGTCCTGGCTGGAGCACACCGAACCCGACGACCCGTTCTGGGAGCCGCTGCGTTTCAACGCGGCGCTGGACCGCGTGCAGGTCCCGGTGCTCCTGATCGGTGGCTGGCAAGACATCTTCATTCGGCAGACGCTGGAGCAGTACCGCCACCTGGATCGGCGAGGTGTCCACGTGGCGCTGACGGTCGGGCCGTGGACCCACACCCAACTGCTCACCAAGGCGCTTGCCACCGTCACCCGCGAGTCGCTGAGCTGGCTGGATTGCCACCTTCGCGGCACGAGCGCACAACCGCGGCCTAGCCGGGTCCGGGTGTTCGTCACCGGTCAAGGCTGGCTCAACCTGCAGGACTGGCCGCCGACGACTACCGAGCACACGCTGTATCTACAGCCCGGCGGCGGTCTGAGGGCGACGCCACCTTCGACGACGGCACCGCCGGCGTCGTTCCGGTACGACCCGGCCGACCCGACGCCGACTATCGGCGGTCGGCTGCTGTCACGGGATGGCGGATACCGCAACGACAACCGGTTGGCGCGCCGCGGCGATGTGCTCAGCTTCACCGGCGACCCGCTCACCGCTGATCTGTGCGTGCACGGCGTTCCCGTCATCGAGTTGGGGCATACCTCGGACAATCCGCACGTCGACGTCTTCGTAAGGGTGAGCGAGGTCGACGCCCGGGGCCGATCAGTCAACGTCAGCGACGGCTACCGGCGGCTCTCCGACGGAGCGAATACGGTCCGCATCGAACTGGACCCCATTGCCCACCGGTTCCGCGCGGGCTCGCGCATTCGCGTGCTGGTGGCCGGCGGCTGCCATCCCCGCTATGCGCGCAACCTCGGCACCGGCGAGCCGCCGCTGACGGGCCGACAACTCAAGCACGCCACCCACATGGTGCACTTCGGCACCTCCCGGATTGTGCTTCCAGTCTCCTAG
- a CDS encoding DUF1802 family protein has translation MTQTATVPALKEWSAVVHALLDGRQTVLLRKGGIHEKRFEVAAREFLLFPTVAHSHAERVRPEHQDLLALAAADSTDDHVVVRAAAKVVAVLQVNRPENIDAIADLHIWTAESVRADRLDFRPKHRLAVLVVSATPLAEPVSLLRTPDYAGCSSWVQLAVTPKLAAPVHDDAALEEVVGRVRDAVG, from the coding sequence ATGACCCAGACCGCGACCGTCCCCGCGCTCAAGGAATGGAGCGCGGTGGTGCATGCGCTGCTCGACGGTCGCCAAACCGTGCTGCTGCGTAAAGGCGGCATTCACGAAAAGCGCTTCGAAGTAGCGGCCCGGGAGTTCCTGCTGTTCCCGACCGTCGCGCACAGCCACGCCGAGCGCGTCCGCCCCGAACACCAAGACCTGCTTGCGCTCGCAGCCGCCGACAGCACCGATGACCACGTCGTGGTGCGGGCCGCAGCGAAAGTCGTTGCAGTACTGCAGGTTAACCGGCCGGAGAACATCGACGCCATCGCCGACCTGCACATCTGGACGGCCGAATCGGTGCGCGCAGATCGGCTCGACTTCCGGCCCAAGCACCGGCTGGCGGTGCTGGTGGTATCGGCCACGCCACTGGCTGAGCCGGTGTCGCTGCTTCGCACACCCGACTACGCGGGCTGCAGCAGCTGGGTGCAGCTAGCGGTGACGCCGAAGCTGGCCGCCCCGGTGCACGACGATGCCGCGCTAGAGGAGGTTGTCGGCCGCGTCCGCGATGCCGTCGGCTGA
- a CDS encoding type II toxin-antitoxin system Phd/YefM family antitoxin yields MTATEVKAKILALLDEVAGGEEIEITKHGRTVARLIGATGSHALKGRLSNVAMTAVDEEALFSTGVSWNLP; encoded by the coding sequence ATGACCGCTACCGAAGTGAAGGCGAAGATCCTTGCCTTGCTCGACGAGGTGGCGGGAGGCGAAGAAATCGAAATCACCAAGCACGGCCGTACGGTGGCTCGGCTGATAGGAGCGACCGGTTCTCACGCGCTCAAGGGCCGGTTATCCAATGTGGCGATGACGGCCGTCGACGAAGAGGCGCTCTTCAGTACCGGGGTGTCCTGGAACCTGCCATGA
- a CDS encoding MarR family winged helix-turn-helix transcriptional regulator — MAESSLAQTDGVGFLLAQLGHHAATLFADQMATIELTMTQAGILRAIAAMPGRSQHALSAHLGVLPGRLVAYVDELEERGYVERRRNPGDRRLHALYLTDEGKKVMRKLSGLRRQHESQLTAGLGPEERSMLRDLLATVARQRGLTPHGHNGYRALAVLTPVG; from the coding sequence ATGGCTGAATCTTCTCTGGCGCAGACGGATGGTGTGGGTTTTCTTCTGGCACAACTCGGCCATCACGCCGCCACTCTGTTCGCCGACCAGATGGCAACGATCGAACTGACAATGACGCAGGCGGGCATCTTGCGCGCCATCGCCGCAATGCCGGGCCGCAGCCAGCATGCCCTTAGCGCCCACCTTGGCGTGCTGCCCGGTCGTCTCGTCGCCTACGTCGACGAGCTCGAGGAGCGCGGGTACGTCGAGCGCCGCCGCAACCCCGGTGACCGCCGCCTGCACGCCCTCTACCTCACGGATGAGGGAAAGAAGGTGATGCGCAAGCTTTCCGGGCTTAGGCGACAGCACGAAAGCCAGCTCACCGCCGGCCTTGGCCCCGAAGAGCGCAGTATGCTACGGGATCTTCTTGCTACGGTGGCTCGACAACGGGGCCTGACGCCGCACGGCCACAACGGTTACCGCGCCCTGGCGGTACTTACCCCAGTCGGGTGA
- a CDS encoding DUF2277 domain-containing protein, with the protein MCRNITELRGLEPPATAVEIEAAARQYVRKISGITHPSPANTEVFEAAVAEVAAVTTRLLEALPPRRQPPKTIPPLRRPDIAARLAAR; encoded by the coding sequence ATGTGCAGGAACATCACCGAATTACGCGGACTCGAGCCGCCGGCCACAGCCGTGGAGATCGAAGCGGCCGCGCGCCAATATGTGCGCAAGATCAGCGGCATCACCCACCCGTCACCCGCCAACACTGAGGTGTTCGAGGCTGCGGTCGCCGAGGTCGCCGCGGTGACGACCCGGTTGCTGGAGGCCCTGCCACCGCGGCGCCAGCCCCCGAAAACCATTCCACCGCTGCGCCGCCCGGACATCGCAGCCCGGCTCGCGGCGCGATGA